In the genome of Natronomonas salina, the window TCCCGACCTGGTGTGCGGCTTCATGACCGAAGAGGGAGTGCTCCCGAGTTCCGAACTTCAGTTCACCTACGAGGGTCGCGAGGTGTGCATCGCCGGCGACGGGACCGTCTCCATCGGGCGGGGCGACTGACCTCGCCTACTCCCCACTACCGGGAGCCTCGTCTTCCAGTCTCGTCAGGTCGTCGAAGGTCTCCCGTCGCCGCGTCACGCGCTCGTCGTCGCCCTCGAGGGCGACCTCCGCCGGCCTGGGCTGGGAGTGGAACTGGCTGGCGAGGTTGATCCCGTAGGCGCCGACGTTGCCGATCGCCAGCAGGTCCTCGGCCTCCGGTCGCGGGATCGGCCGGTCCGTACAGAACACGTCCGCGCTCGTACACAGCGGCCCGCCGACGCTCGACGCGACCGGCTCGCGGTCCCCGCCCGTCACGTTCCGGATGTGGTGGTAGGAGTCGAACATCGCCGGCCGGATCATCGCCGTCAGCCCGGCGTCGACGCCGACGACGCGGGTCTCCGGGGTCTCCTTGACCGTGTTGACCCGGGTCAGCAGCGCGCCGGCGTCGGCGACGAGGTACCGCCCCGGCTCCAGGGCGATGGTCGCGTCGACGTCCGCGGTCACCTCCCGGACCATCTCCGCCGCCGCCTCGATGTCCAGCGGCGGCTCCTCCGGGCGGTAGGGGACGCCGAACCCGCCGCCGAGGTCGAGGAACTCCAGGTCGCCCACCCGCTCGGCAAGGTCGGCGACCTTCTGGAGGGCCCGCCGGTGGTCGTCGAGGTCCCCCGAGAGGACGCCGCTGCCGACGTGGGCGTGCAGCCCGACGAAGTCGAAGCGCTCTCTCGCGTCCGCGACCACGTCGGGGACCGCATCGTACGGCAGCCCGAACTTCGCGTCCTTGCCCGTCGCGACCTTCTCGTGGTGGCCGGTCCCGATGCCGGGGTTGACCCGCAGCGCCAGCCGCCCGTCGAACCCGCGGGCCTCGAGGCGGTCCAGCGTCATCTCCGCGCCCGCCGTGATCGTCAGCTCCGGGGTGTCCTCCCAGAGGTCGACCGCGTAGTCGAGGTCGCCGTCCGGCGGGTTGACCGCGGTGTACTGGAGGTCCTCGGGAGCAACGCCGGCCTCCAATGCGCGGTGGAGTTCCCCCGCCGCGGCGCACTCGACGTCCGCGCCCGCGTCGTACAGCGTCCGGACGACCGCGCGGCCGGTGTTGGCCTTCGCCGCGTACATGACGTGGGCGAAGTCGAAGGCCGCGTCGAACCGCGCGAAGTTCTCGCGGATCCGGTCGTGGTCCATCACGTACAGCGGCGTGCCGTGCTCGGCGGCGAGCCGCTCCAGGCGGTCGGCGTCCCAGTCGGCGAGCCGCTTGACGGCGGGCGAGGCGGCGAGACTCATTGCCGGTACACGGGGGCGGCCGATAACAAGGGTTCCGCTCTCGGTCGGCCGGTGGCGGCGTCCGGGCGCTAAGTTCCCCTTACCGCACCGATCGGTCCTCCGAAGAGTGGGTTCGTGGACCGCCCCGCGAGCCTCGGCGACGGCCTGACCCGGCGCGACTCGCGCGACTCAAAACGCCTAAGTCGGTTCGCGACACCTGCACAGATATGCGACGTCACGTGCTCGACGGTCGGCCGGGAACGCACACCCGCGAGCACGTCGACGGGCCCGCTTCTCCGAAAGGCAAACGTCCGTAGGCCGATCTCCGGCGGGCGTGGCGCCCCCGTCGCAGGTCGACACCGGACGCACAGCCCCCGAACGCAGCGACCCACCGAATCCCACAGCAATGACACACGACACGTTCACGGGCGTCTTCCCCGCGATGACGACGCCCTTCCACGACGACGAGAGCATCGACCACGACACCCTGCGGAACCACGCCCAGCGGCTCGAGGACGCCGGCGTCGACGGCGTCGTCCCGGTCGGCACCACCGGCGAGTCGGCGACGATGACCCACGACGAGCACATCGAGGTCGTCGAGACGGTCGTCGACGCCGTCGACGACGTCCCGGTGATCGCCGGCAGCGGCTCGAACAACACCCGCGAGGCGCTGGACCTCTCGCGGCGCTCCGCT includes:
- a CDS encoding HalOD1 output domain-containing protein; amino-acid sequence: MSAQDDVVIDRVVARIAEELETDALDLEPLGNAIDPDLVCGFMTEEGVLPSSELQFTYEGREVCIAGDGTVSIGRGD
- the lysA gene encoding diaminopimelate decarboxylase; amino-acid sequence: MSLAASPAVKRLADWDADRLERLAAEHGTPLYVMDHDRIRENFARFDAAFDFAHVMYAAKANTGRAVVRTLYDAGADVECAAAGELHRALEAGVAPEDLQYTAVNPPDGDLDYAVDLWEDTPELTITAGAEMTLDRLEARGFDGRLALRVNPGIGTGHHEKVATGKDAKFGLPYDAVPDVVADARERFDFVGLHAHVGSGVLSGDLDDHRRALQKVADLAERVGDLEFLDLGGGFGVPYRPEEPPLDIEAAAEMVREVTADVDATIALEPGRYLVADAGALLTRVNTVKETPETRVVGVDAGLTAMIRPAMFDSYHHIRNVTGGDREPVASSVGGPLCTSADVFCTDRPIPRPEAEDLLAIGNVGAYGINLASQFHSQPRPAEVALEGDDERVTRRRETFDDLTRLEDEAPGSGE